The following proteins are encoded in a genomic region of Rhizobium sp. CCGE531:
- a CDS encoding NUDIX domain-containing protein — MSDEISRDEKQGLAVRLFGRALHVYFGLTRSMTLGVRAACFDREGRVFLVRHSYIAGWHMPGGGVERHETVEQALTKELREEGNLVITGRPQLFHVYFNNRTSKRDHVVFYRVEVTQTAPRKPDREIVESGFFAIDALPPGTTKATYRRLKELEAAEAPSNHW, encoded by the coding sequence ATGAGCGACGAGATTTCGAGGGACGAAAAGCAGGGGTTGGCGGTGCGCTTGTTCGGTCGGGCGCTGCATGTCTATTTCGGCCTGACCCGCAGCATGACGCTTGGCGTGCGCGCGGCCTGCTTCGATCGGGAGGGGAGAGTTTTCCTGGTGCGGCACTCCTATATCGCCGGCTGGCACATGCCCGGCGGCGGGGTCGAGCGCCATGAGACGGTGGAGCAGGCGTTGACCAAGGAGCTGCGGGAGGAGGGCAATCTGGTGATCACGGGCCGGCCGCAGCTCTTCCACGTCTATTTCAACAATCGCACCAGCAAACGAGACCACGTCGTTTTCTACCGTGTCGAGGTCACGCAGACCGCGCCGCGCAAGCCGGATCGCGAGATCGTCGAAAGCGGTTTCTTTGCGATCGACGCGCTGCCGCCCGGAACGACAAAGGCAACCTATCGCAGGCTGAAGGAATTGGAAGCAGCGGAGGCTCCTTCCAATCACTGGTAG
- a CDS encoding metallophosphoesterase, translating to MTIEWAMSHPMFKLAHISDVHLGPLPRLSIRELASKRITGFVNWHRNRRKHLFGGTLDLLLDDIKAKQADHLAVTGDLVNLASGMEIQTAAAWLKTVGDPLNTSVVPGNHDAYVPGAYEKAMRAWYPYVRGDGAPAEWPENQRIFPYLRIRGQVALIGCSTAVATPPFAASGFYSARQARETVNILRAAEDAGLFRVVMIHHPPIRGATSFYKRMIGIRRFAAVLSTGGAELVLHGHTHLNTLHWLRGQMGPVPIVGIASASQGVGGLKPRAAYNLFTIAGRPGAWELKAERYSLNDKGSGVDPEGLDILAI from the coding sequence TTGACAATAGAGTGGGCTATGTCTCATCCCATGTTCAAGCTCGCGCATATTTCCGATGTTCACCTTGGTCCGCTGCCACGCCTTTCGATCAGAGAACTCGCCTCCAAACGCATTACCGGATTTGTGAACTGGCACCGGAACCGGCGCAAGCATCTTTTTGGCGGTACGCTCGATCTCCTTCTTGACGACATCAAGGCGAAGCAGGCCGATCATCTCGCCGTAACCGGCGATCTCGTCAATCTTGCAAGCGGCATGGAGATCCAGACTGCAGCAGCATGGCTGAAGACGGTCGGCGATCCCCTCAACACTTCCGTCGTTCCCGGCAATCACGATGCCTATGTGCCCGGCGCATACGAAAAGGCCATGCGCGCCTGGTATCCCTATGTCAGGGGCGACGGCGCTCCCGCCGAATGGCCGGAAAACCAGCGCATTTTTCCCTATCTGCGTATTCGGGGCCAGGTCGCGCTGATCGGCTGCTCGACCGCCGTCGCCACGCCGCCCTTTGCCGCCAGCGGCTTCTACTCCGCCCGCCAGGCGCGCGAGACGGTGAACATTCTGCGCGCGGCCGAAGATGCCGGGCTCTTTCGCGTCGTCATGATCCATCACCCGCCGATTCGCGGCGCGACCAGCTTCTACAAGCGCATGATTGGCATTCGCCGCTTTGCAGCCGTCCTATCGACGGGCGGCGCGGAGCTGGTCCTGCATGGGCACACGCATCTCAACACCTTGCATTGGCTGCGCGGCCAGATGGGTCCGGTGCCGATCGTCGGGATCGCTTCCGCCTCGCAAGGGGTTGGCGGCCTGAAGCCGCGCGCCGCCTATAACCTCTTTACCATCGCCGGTCGTCCCGGCGCCTGGGAGTTGAAGGCTGAGCGCTACAGCCTCAACGACAAGGGCAGTGGCGTCGATCCGGAAGGCCTCGATATCCTAGCGATATGA
- a CDS encoding tetratricopeptide repeat protein, with translation MDFKATMKSSSTVALAVGFLFAASLQAIAAGSESDETAPPPKSETTTKCTDGKVWDKDKKECVKPKQSGFNDDQLFKAAREFAYAGQYDNAITVLKLARNQNDPRILNYLGYANRKAGRMELGMSYYRKALQRDENYILARSYMGQALLERGDVQGARVQLVEIRDRGGENTWAYRSLLQSLKGQVTY, from the coding sequence ATGGATTTTAAGGCCACGATGAAAAGCTCCTCGACTGTGGCGCTTGCTGTCGGATTCTTGTTTGCCGCCAGCCTGCAAGCCATCGCCGCCGGCTCCGAAAGCGACGAAACGGCCCCGCCGCCCAAGAGCGAGACCACGACCAAATGCACTGACGGCAAGGTTTGGGACAAGGACAAGAAGGAATGCGTGAAGCCGAAGCAAAGCGGCTTCAATGACGATCAGCTGTTTAAGGCAGCGCGCGAATTCGCCTATGCGGGCCAGTATGACAACGCCATCACTGTCCTGAAGCTCGCAAGGAACCAGAACGACCCCCGCATCCTCAACTATCTTGGTTACGCCAATCGCAAGGCCGGCCGCATGGAGCTCGGCATGAGCTACTATCGCAAGGCGCTGCAGCGCGATGAGAATTATATCCTTGCGCGCTCCTATATGGGACAGGCCCTTCTCGAGCGGGGTGACGTTCAGGGCGCGCGCGTCCAGCTGGTCGAGATTCGCGACCGCGGCGGCGAAAATACCTGGGCTTACCGCTCGCTGCTGCAATCGCTCAAGGGCCAGGTCACCTATTGA
- a CDS encoding RNA polymerase sigma factor produces MPTPVAAIDIRRDLVGLLPKLRRFAVTLTGDLAEADELVQSVCQRGIAKFHLWNSGGKLESWLYTMARHQWIDEARRHKLRPAAKGNALEQGDLASGTHLNPVEDGEAHRLVTSLPEGLASVFLLVDVERHSYKQAADILGIPLSAVMSRLSSARLYLASQGHSRSPRRF; encoded by the coding sequence ATGCCAACGCCGGTAGCAGCCATCGATATCAGACGCGATCTGGTCGGCCTTCTTCCGAAGCTTCGCCGCTTCGCGGTGACGCTGACCGGCGATCTGGCCGAGGCGGACGAGCTCGTCCAGAGCGTCTGTCAGCGCGGCATCGCCAAGTTCCATCTGTGGAACAGCGGCGGCAAGCTGGAAAGCTGGCTCTACACCATGGCTCGGCATCAATGGATCGACGAAGCGCGGCGCCACAAGCTGCGCCCCGCCGCCAAGGGCAATGCCCTGGAACAGGGCGACCTCGCATCCGGGACACATTTAAATCCGGTGGAAGACGGAGAAGCGCATCGCCTCGTCACATCTTTGCCCGAAGGACTTGCCAGTGTCTTCCTGCTGGTCGATGTCGAAAGACACAGTTACAAGCAGGCGGCCGATATCCTCGGCATTCCGCTATCGGCCGTGATGTCGCGGCTCTCCAGCGCACGTCTTTACCTTGCCTCTCAGGGTCACAGTCGCTCGCCTCGAAGGTTTTAA
- a CDS encoding anti-sigma factor translates to MQDMKKTPLEVRLSAFMDGETSREEKEELEKLIASDPNAQRIFNELKHGSDVGRKAFDEVLKEPVPLALVRSIKSAQPPKTRDPSPRLARPSLKLAPNGRQSLAAALILFALGGGIGYLFGTQPANAPEAAPVTPAQVAMRNWLDDIAAYHRIYSRQPHHMVELQASELDEIGKWLASTVGVKFNFPDLAADGLVFQGARMFIAGGKPVGQLIYKNLDGDVVAVCFTKTDGVANDSDFNETIKDDISIVSWHRDGTTYAVVGPSSDAMLDQIANRVSSEI, encoded by the coding sequence TTGCAAGACATGAAAAAAACGCCGCTGGAAGTCCGCTTGTCCGCCTTCATGGATGGCGAAACGAGCCGTGAAGAAAAGGAAGAGCTGGAGAAGCTCATCGCTTCCGATCCGAATGCGCAGCGCATATTCAATGAGCTGAAGCACGGGTCCGATGTCGGCCGCAAGGCTTTCGACGAGGTTTTGAAAGAGCCGGTGCCGCTTGCGCTTGTTCGTTCCATCAAGAGCGCCCAGCCTCCGAAGACTCGCGACCCTTCCCCCCGTCTCGCCCGGCCATCTCTGAAATTGGCGCCGAACGGCCGGCAGTCGCTGGCTGCAGCCCTGATCCTCTTCGCACTCGGCGGCGGCATAGGTTATCTTTTCGGCACGCAACCTGCCAACGCGCCGGAGGCGGCACCCGTCACCCCTGCCCAGGTCGCGATGCGAAACTGGCTGGATGACATAGCCGCCTATCATCGCATCTACTCGCGCCAGCCGCACCATATGGTCGAACTGCAGGCAAGCGAACTGGACGAGATCGGCAAGTGGCTGGCAAGCACGGTCGGCGTGAAGTTCAATTTCCCGGATCTGGCCGCCGACGGCCTCGTCTTCCAGGGGGCGCGGATGTTTATCGCCGGCGGCAAGCCCGTCGGACAGCTGATCTACAAGAACCTCGATGGAGACGTCGTCGCCGTCTGTTTCACCAAAACCGACGGCGTCGCCAACGACAGCGATTTCAACGAGACCATCAAGGACGATATCAGCATCGTCTCCTGGCATCGCGATGGCACGACCTACGCCGTCGTCGGCCCCTCGTCGGATGCGATGCTCGACCAGATCGCCAACAGGGTATCGTCGGAGATCTGA
- a CDS encoding ABC transporter ATP-binding protein, giving the protein MFRRFEELVDPFQDHGEQQPSSTTWHYLLTNLRPFRTVMTISLSLTVIGAVIEIWLIGYSSRLVDNLAVAHREDFWTSEGTGLLCAAALVLIGRPLAGYLRESLDDIAFRPNAETLFRWRAHRHVLRQSVGWFRQDFSGRIASQVRDIGTAATGAAYAVLHTLFFVTIYVAGSLWLMASIDPRLIWPLAVWLLCYLGLMVYVIPRLRKASEEFQGTYAALTGMLVDTYANIDLIKLFANAKAEDQEARHRFALTRKTFIRVQRLEVLVNSSMLFLGSFLIVALVGYAVVLWQSGGAPLGLIAASLALSFRITGMAEWMLDAVSSLFSYLGAMRQSLLTVSQPLAITDAPEAQSLAVTRGEIVFRQVTHHYGKGDGGLDGVSLRIAAGQKVGLVGRSGTGKSTLVNLLLRFFDPEAGSIEIDGQDIRQVTQDSLRQQIAVVSQEASLLHRSIRDNIAHGNPCFSEDAIVAAAEKAAASDFIAKLRDQEGRTGFDAHAGERGVQLSGGQRQRVAIARAILKDAPILVLDEATSALDSEVEAEIQDTLYGIMENKTVIAIAHRLSTIARMDRIVVLDQGRIVEDGTHSELIAQNGIYATLWSHQSGGFIEGDEPTAD; this is encoded by the coding sequence ATGTTTCGTCGCTTTGAAGAGCTTGTCGATCCGTTCCAGGATCATGGCGAGCAGCAACCATCGTCCACGACCTGGCACTATCTTCTAACCAACCTTCGCCCGTTTCGCACAGTCATGACGATCAGCCTCAGCTTGACCGTGATCGGCGCCGTCATCGAGATCTGGCTCATCGGCTATTCCAGCCGGCTGGTGGATAATCTCGCCGTCGCCCACCGGGAGGATTTCTGGACATCCGAAGGGACCGGCTTGCTGTGTGCGGCCGCCTTGGTGCTGATCGGACGGCCTCTTGCCGGTTATCTCCGCGAAAGTCTCGATGACATCGCATTCCGGCCCAATGCCGAGACCTTGTTTCGTTGGCGAGCCCATCGTCACGTCCTTCGGCAATCGGTCGGCTGGTTTCGCCAGGATTTTTCCGGTCGCATCGCGAGTCAGGTTCGCGACATCGGCACCGCCGCAACGGGTGCCGCCTATGCGGTCCTGCACACGCTGTTCTTTGTCACGATCTATGTGGCCGGCTCGCTCTGGCTGATGGCCTCGATCGACCCGCGCCTGATCTGGCCTCTGGCCGTCTGGCTCCTCTGCTATCTCGGCCTGATGGTCTATGTCATCCCTCGCCTGCGAAAAGCCTCGGAGGAATTTCAAGGAACCTATGCCGCATTGACGGGTATGCTGGTCGATACCTACGCCAATATCGACCTCATCAAGCTTTTCGCCAATGCAAAGGCGGAAGACCAAGAGGCCCGGCATCGTTTCGCACTAACCCGCAAAACATTCATTCGCGTGCAGAGGCTCGAAGTGCTTGTTAATTCGAGCATGCTGTTTCTCGGCAGTTTCCTTATCGTCGCGCTTGTCGGCTATGCAGTCGTTCTTTGGCAGTCCGGTGGCGCGCCGCTCGGGCTCATTGCGGCATCCCTAGCCTTGAGCTTCCGCATAACCGGCATGGCCGAATGGATGCTGGATGCGGTCTCCTCACTTTTTTCCTATCTCGGCGCCATGCGGCAATCCCTGTTGACCGTCTCGCAACCGCTCGCCATTACGGATGCGCCGGAGGCTCAGTCGCTTGCCGTTACAAGGGGCGAGATCGTCTTCCGGCAGGTCACGCACCACTACGGCAAGGGAGACGGCGGGCTGGATGGCGTTTCCCTGCGAATTGCGGCGGGCCAGAAGGTCGGCCTTGTCGGCCGCTCCGGCACCGGCAAATCGACCCTGGTCAACCTGCTGCTGCGCTTCTTCGATCCGGAGGCAGGGTCCATCGAGATCGATGGCCAGGATATTCGACAGGTGACGCAGGATAGCCTGCGCCAGCAGATTGCTGTGGTCAGCCAGGAGGCGTCGCTCCTTCACCGCTCCATTCGCGATAACATCGCGCATGGCAATCCTTGCTTTTCGGAGGATGCGATTGTCGCCGCGGCCGAGAAGGCAGCCGCGAGCGATTTCATCGCAAAGCTGCGGGATCAGGAGGGACGAACCGGCTTCGACGCTCATGCCGGCGAACGCGGCGTTCAGCTCTCCGGCGGTCAAAGGCAACGCGTGGCAATCGCGCGCGCCATCCTCAAGGATGCCCCGATCCTGGTACTCGACGAGGCAACATCCGCCCTCGATTCGGAAGTGGAAGCCGAAATCCAGGACACGCTTTACGGCATCATGGAAAACAAGACGGTCATCGCCATCGCGCATCGCCTGTCGACCATTGCGCGCATGGACCGTATCGTCGTGCTGGACCAAGGCCGCATCGTCGAGGATGGCACGCATTCGGAGTTGATCGCTCAAAACGGCATCTACGCAACGCTGTGGTCGCACCAATCCGGCGGCTTCATCGAAGGCGACGAGCCGACTGCAGACTGA
- the leuA gene encoding 2-isopropylmalate synthase has protein sequence MDANSHSPKGMPEATVKYRAYPQINIPDRTWPSKTITKAPIWCSVDLRDGNQALVDPMGHDRKARMFQLLLDMGFKEIEIGFPSASQTDFDFARWCIEHGNVPADVSLQVLVQCRPELITRTFEALEGANKPIVHFYNSTSELQRRVVFAKDVRGIKQIAVDAAKMITDMAAKAGGGYRFEYSPESFTGTELDVALEICNAVIDVMKPTPDNKLIINLPSTVEMATPNIYADQIEWMCRNLDNRENLIISLHPHNDRGTGIAAAELALMAGADRVEGTLFGNGERTGNVDVVTMALNMFTQGVDPELDCSNIERMKEVFEYSNQMVIGERHPYVGELVYTAFSGSHQDAINKGMKAAKVANDPVWEVPYLPIDPQDVGRSYEAIIRINSQSGKGGIAYIMQQDYGLNLPRNLQVEYREEIQRITDEEGKELPSKRIYEHFIERYVTQPDARLRFVDHHTFADPEHKGQRIVAAEITDNGEVKRIEGRGNGPIDGFINALSIFLGIPMSVEDYSEHSLQHGSNASAISYVEISHPGGKLFGAGINTNIVAASLEAIVSAANRVLAIKAE, from the coding sequence ATGGACGCGAACAGCCATTCCCCCAAAGGCATGCCCGAAGCGACGGTGAAATACCGCGCCTATCCGCAGATCAACATTCCCGACCGGACCTGGCCGTCCAAGACCATCACCAAGGCGCCGATCTGGTGTTCGGTCGACCTGCGCGATGGCAATCAGGCGCTCGTCGATCCGATGGGCCATGATCGCAAGGCGCGCATGTTCCAGCTGCTGCTGGACATGGGCTTCAAGGAAATCGAGATCGGTTTTCCCTCGGCTTCCCAGACCGACTTTGACTTTGCCCGCTGGTGCATCGAGCACGGCAACGTGCCTGCCGACGTATCACTGCAGGTTCTCGTCCAGTGCCGTCCGGAACTGATCACGCGCACCTTCGAGGCACTGGAAGGTGCCAACAAGCCGATCGTGCATTTCTATAATTCCACCAGCGAATTGCAGCGCCGCGTCGTGTTTGCCAAGGACGTGCGGGGCATCAAGCAGATCGCCGTCGACGCAGCCAAGATGATCACCGACATGGCGGCCAAAGCCGGCGGCGGCTATCGCTTCGAATATTCGCCCGAGAGCTTCACCGGCACCGAGCTCGACGTGGCTTTGGAGATCTGCAACGCGGTCATCGACGTCATGAAGCCGACGCCGGACAACAAGCTGATCATCAACCTGCCGTCCACCGTGGAAATGGCGACGCCGAACATCTACGCCGACCAGATCGAATGGATGTGCCGCAACCTCGACAATCGCGAAAACCTGATCATCTCGTTGCATCCGCACAATGACCGCGGCACGGGCATCGCCGCCGCCGAATTGGCGCTAATGGCCGGTGCCGACCGCGTCGAGGGCACCTTGTTCGGCAATGGCGAGCGCACCGGCAATGTCGATGTCGTCACCATGGCGCTGAACATGTTCACGCAGGGCGTCGATCCGGAACTCGATTGCTCGAACATCGAGCGCATGAAGGAAGTCTTCGAATATTCCAACCAGATGGTGATCGGCGAGCGTCATCCTTACGTCGGCGAACTGGTCTATACGGCCTTCTCCGGCTCGCATCAGGATGCGATCAACAAGGGCATGAAGGCCGCCAAGGTCGCCAACGATCCGGTCTGGGAAGTGCCCTATCTGCCGATCGACCCGCAAGACGTCGGCCGCAGCTATGAGGCGATCATCCGCATCAACTCGCAGTCTGGCAAGGGCGGCATCGCCTATATCATGCAGCAGGACTATGGGCTGAACCTGCCGCGCAATCTCCAGGTGGAATATCGCGAGGAGATCCAGCGCATCACCGACGAGGAAGGCAAGGAATTGCCCTCCAAGCGCATCTACGAACACTTCATCGAGCGCTATGTGACGCAGCCCGACGCGCGGCTCCGCTTCGTCGACCATCACACCTTCGCCGATCCCGAGCACAAAGGGCAGCGCATCGTTGCGGCCGAAATCACCGACAATGGCGAGGTGAAGCGCATCGAGGGTAGGGGCAACGGCCCGATCGACGGCTTCATCAATGCGCTCTCGATCTTTTTGGGCATTCCGATGTCGGTCGAGGATTATTCCGAGCACTCGCTGCAGCATGGGTCCAACGCCTCGGCGATCTCCTACGTCGAGATCTCCCATCCGGGCGGCAAGCTCTTCGGCGCCGGCATCAACACCAACATCGTCGCTGCGTCCCTCGAGGCGATCGTCTCGGCGGCGAACCGCGTGCTCGCCATCAAGGCAGAGTAA
- a CDS encoding benzoate/H(+) symporter BenE family transporter → MLKDFSIQSLFMGCLTAFVGFASSFAVVFHGLQVVGATDAQAASGLTALSVAMGVCAIVLSAVTKLPISIAWSTPGAALLASAGAIEGGFPAAVGAFFICGLLIVIAGLFRPFGRAVASIPAPLANAMLAGVLLGLCFAPVKAIAFNPAFGLPIILAWIVVGAFKRLWAVPAALAAFALVLAFGVKIPDGAFASLGHSLLPTVEFVKPVFTLAGVVSVALPLFIVTMASQNIPGIAVLKVHDYDPKPGPLFAVTGVFSLLAASFGGHAVNLAAITAAMCAGQDAHADPKRRYWAAIVAGSGYIVFGLLASAVTAFVALAPPILIEAVAGLALVGALSNSALNAFQQPESREAAAITFLVTASGVSFGGISGAFWGLIAGGLMLALSRGVQMLKK, encoded by the coding sequence ATGCTCAAAGATTTTTCCATCCAAAGCCTGTTCATGGGATGCCTCACGGCCTTTGTCGGCTTTGCCAGCTCCTTCGCCGTCGTCTTCCATGGCCTGCAGGTCGTAGGCGCCACGGACGCTCAGGCGGCATCCGGGCTGACGGCGCTTTCGGTCGCGATGGGCGTTTGCGCGATCGTGCTCAGCGCGGTGACAAAGCTCCCGATCAGCATTGCCTGGTCGACGCCGGGCGCGGCGCTGCTCGCAAGTGCAGGGGCGATCGAGGGCGGCTTTCCGGCGGCTGTCGGGGCGTTTTTCATTTGCGGCCTGTTGATCGTCATTGCCGGGCTGTTCCGGCCTTTCGGCCGAGCGGTGGCCTCCATCCCAGCGCCGCTTGCCAACGCCATGCTGGCGGGTGTCCTGCTCGGTCTCTGTTTTGCGCCCGTCAAGGCGATTGCCTTCAATCCCGCCTTCGGTCTGCCGATCATCCTGGCCTGGATCGTCGTCGGCGCGTTTAAGCGGCTATGGGCCGTGCCGGCGGCGCTTGCCGCCTTTGCGCTGGTGCTGGCCTTCGGCGTGAAGATACCGGACGGCGCGTTCGCCTCGCTCGGACATTCGCTGCTGCCGACGGTCGAATTCGTGAAACCGGTCTTCACGCTCGCCGGCGTCGTTTCCGTTGCGCTGCCGCTATTCATCGTGACGATGGCATCGCAGAACATCCCCGGCATCGCCGTGCTGAAGGTGCATGACTACGATCCCAAGCCCGGTCCGCTGTTTGCCGTGACCGGCGTGTTTTCGCTCCTTGCCGCTTCTTTCGGCGGCCATGCCGTCAATCTTGCTGCCATTACCGCCGCCATGTGCGCCGGACAGGATGCCCATGCCGACCCCAAGCGGCGCTATTGGGCGGCGATCGTCGCCGGATCCGGCTATATCGTCTTCGGATTGCTGGCGAGCGCGGTTACGGCTTTCGTGGCGCTCGCGCCGCCGATCCTCATCGAGGCGGTGGCCGGCCTGGCGCTTGTCGGCGCGCTCTCCAATTCCGCCTTGAATGCCTTCCAGCAGCCGGAATCGCGCGAGGCGGCCGCGATTACTTTTCTCGTGACGGCATCGGGCGTTTCCTTCGGCGGCATCTCCGGCGCCTTCTGGGGCCTGATCGCCGGCGGATTGATGTTGGCGCTGTCGCGTGGCGTGCAAATGCTGAAGAAGTGA
- a CDS encoding DeoR/GlpR family DNA-binding transcription regulator, whose protein sequence is MSDSLPLSRRDVIEARLAEGRQIIAASLATEFNVSEDAVRRDLRALAAEGKCRRVYGGALPLLTPSQPMAVRVGQESGRKRALAKAAVAMIEPGEFLFFDSGSTNLTMVDLLPKNLEATIATNSIDIASAIMKRGDIPLVLIGGAVDPVVGGSVDASAVAAIEAMNIDRCFLGVCAVSARNGISVYEHADAIFKRMLLKRSASRIALITSEKFHERAPHRIGGAGDIDWLVVEDDLPAEDERVAVEAGFSLVKASDVTSSS, encoded by the coding sequence ATGAGCGATTCACTCCCATTGTCCCGCCGGGATGTCATCGAAGCGCGGCTTGCAGAGGGGCGGCAGATCATCGCCGCATCACTCGCAACCGAGTTCAACGTATCCGAAGATGCCGTGCGCCGCGATCTGCGGGCGCTTGCCGCGGAGGGTAAATGCCGCCGCGTCTATGGCGGCGCTCTCCCTCTCCTGACGCCGTCGCAGCCCATGGCCGTACGGGTCGGACAGGAATCCGGTCGTAAGAGAGCCTTGGCCAAGGCCGCCGTCGCGATGATCGAGCCGGGCGAATTCCTGTTTTTCGACAGCGGCAGCACGAATCTCACAATGGTGGATCTGCTGCCGAAAAACCTGGAAGCGACGATCGCGACGAATTCCATCGACATAGCAAGTGCCATCATGAAACGCGGCGATATTCCGCTCGTCCTGATCGGCGGCGCGGTCGATCCCGTCGTCGGCGGCAGCGTCGACGCGTCAGCGGTCGCGGCCATCGAAGCCATGAACATCGACCGCTGCTTCCTGGGTGTTTGCGCCGTTTCGGCAAGAAACGGCATCAGCGTGTACGAACATGCGGACGCGATCTTCAAACGGATGCTGCTCAAGAGAAGCGCATCGCGCATCGCATTGATTACCTCGGAGAAGTTTCACGAGCGCGCACCGCATCGCATCGGCGGCGCTGGCGATATCGATTGGCTTGTTGTCGAGGATGATCTGCCCGCCGAAGACGAAAGGGTGGCTGTCGAGGCCGGCTTCTCGCTCGTGAAGGCGAGCGACGTCACCTCATCCTCCTGA
- a CDS encoding MFS transporter: MQSTDRPETRLATRLAFLVGGFALACWAPLVPFAKERLGVDDGVLGMLLLCLGLGSVAAMLATGMLSARYGSKPIIIASGLGLALTLPTLAVAGTPFTLGVALAAFGACLGSLDVAMNIHAVEVEKGADRPLMSGFHALFSIGGFIGSLLVTLLLSIKAGPLAATLLGSAVMVVAMIVAWPRLLRTVPSEDAPLFVMPRGFVLLLAALAAITFLVEGAILDWSALLLTTQGQVDTSHGGLGYMLFAIAMTVGRLSGDAITARVGDRAVMLWGGIVAVAGFAILLLSPITILAMSGFLLIGLGAANIVPVLFRKGGAQKVMPAGLAVAAITMTGYAGVLVGPAGVGFAADHIGLPGAFWMLAALLCVAPLCAGIVTRHQDQGEADAHRSYRSMDA, from the coding sequence ATGCAATCCACCGATCGGCCGGAAACCCGGCTGGCAACACGACTTGCCTTTCTGGTTGGGGGTTTTGCCCTCGCCTGCTGGGCTCCCCTTGTCCCATTCGCCAAGGAACGTCTCGGGGTCGATGACGGCGTGCTGGGCATGCTGCTGCTTTGCCTCGGCCTGGGTTCGGTGGCGGCGATGCTGGCGACCGGCATGCTGAGCGCGCGATATGGCAGCAAGCCGATCATCATCGCCAGCGGCCTCGGCCTCGCGCTCACTTTGCCGACACTGGCCGTGGCAGGCACGCCGTTCACCCTTGGCGTGGCGCTGGCGGCCTTCGGCGCCTGCCTCGGATCGCTCGACGTTGCCATGAACATCCACGCCGTCGAGGTCGAGAAGGGCGCGGACCGGCCGCTGATGTCCGGCTTCCATGCGCTGTTCAGCATCGGCGGCTTCATCGGCTCCCTGCTCGTCACGCTGCTGCTGTCGATCAAGGCCGGCCCCCTCGCCGCCACGCTTCTAGGCTCGGCCGTGATGGTCGTCGCCATGATCGTCGCATGGCCACGGTTGCTGCGGACCGTCCCATCTGAGGACGCGCCGCTTTTCGTCATGCCACGCGGCTTCGTGCTGCTGCTCGCCGCGCTGGCAGCGATCACCTTCCTCGTCGAAGGCGCGATCCTCGATTGGAGCGCTCTGCTTCTCACCACGCAGGGCCAGGTCGATACGAGCCATGGCGGCCTTGGCTACATGCTGTTTGCGATTGCGATGACGGTGGGCCGCCTGAGTGGCGACGCCATCACCGCAAGGGTCGGAGACAGGGCGGTCATGCTATGGGGCGGCATCGTCGCGGTGGCGGGCTTTGCCATCCTCCTCCTCAGCCCGATCACGATCCTCGCCATGAGCGGTTTCCTGCTGATCGGGCTCGGCGCCGCCAACATCGTGCCCGTGCTCTTCCGCAAGGGCGGCGCGCAAAAGGTCATGCCGGCGGGCCTTGCCGTCGCGGCGATCACCATGACGGGATATGCCGGCGTGCTGGTCGGCCCCGCCGGCGTCGGCTTCGCGGCGGATCATATTGGCCTGCCCGGTGCCTTCTGGATGCTCGCCGCACTCCTCTGCGTCGCACCTCTCTGCGCTGGCATTGTGACCCGCCATCAAGATCAGGGAGAGGCAGATGCGCATCGCTCATACCGCTCTATGGACGCGTGA
- a CDS encoding VOC family protein — translation MRIAHTALWTRDLDAAADFWRTYFGATVGEPYQSLRRPGFVSRFVHLAEGADRIELMTGPWLAADRQDERIGWDHIAVSLGDRASVDALAERCRADGCLKSAPRTTGDGFYEAVITMPDGTLVEITS, via the coding sequence ATGCGCATCGCTCATACCGCTCTATGGACGCGTGACCTCGATGCGGCGGCCGATTTCTGGAGGACCTATTTCGGCGCGACCGTCGGCGAACCATATCAAAGCCTGCGCCGCCCGGGCTTCGTCTCCCGTTTCGTTCATCTGGCCGAGGGTGCCGATCGGATCGAGCTGATGACGGGTCCCTGGCTTGCTGCCGACAGGCAGGATGAGCGCATCGGCTGGGATCATATCGCCGTGTCGCTCGGGGATCGGGCATCCGTCGATGCACTGGCCGAGCGATGCCGGGCGGATGGCTGCCTGAAATCCGCGCCCCGCACGACAGGCGACGGCTTCTACGAGGCCGTCATCACGATGCCGGACGGAACACTGGTCGAGATCACTTCGTAG